In the Panthera uncia isolate 11264 chromosome D2, Puncia_PCG_1.0, whole genome shotgun sequence genome, one interval contains:
- the EMX2 gene encoding homeobox protein EMX2 isoform X2 has protein sequence MFQPAPKRCFTIESLVAKDSPLPASRSEDPIRPAALSYANSSPINPFLNGFHSAAAAAAAGRGVYSNPDLVFAEAVSHPPNPAVPVHPVPPPHALAAHPLPSSHSPHPLFASQQRDPSTFYPWLIHRYRYLGHRFQGKSMVSEPKDEIQKTEAGGRRLRFPTKEKRDAPY, from the exons ATGTTCCAGCCGGCGCCCAAGCGCTGCTTCACCATCGAGTCGCTGGTGGCCAAGGACAGTCCCCTGCCCGCTTCGCGCTCTGAGGACCCCATCCGTCCCGCGGCGCTCAGCTACGCCAACTCCAGCCCCATAAACCCGTTCCTCAACGGCTTCCactcggccgccgccgccgccgccgccggcagGGGCGTCTACTCCAACCCGGACTTGGTGTTCGCCGAGGCGGTCTCGCACCCGCCCAACCCCGCGGTGCCCGTGCACCCGGTGCCGCCGCCGCACGCCCTGGccgcccaccccctgccctcctcgCACTCGCCACACCCCCTCTTCGCCTCGCAGCAGCGGGACCCGTCCACCTTCTACCCCTGGCTCATCCACCGCTACCGATATCTGGGCCACCGCTTCCAAG GTAAAAGTATGGTTTCAGAACCGAAGGACGAAATTCAAAAGACAGAAGCTGGAGGAAGAAGGCTCAGATtcccaacaaaagaaaaaagggacgCACCATATTAA
- the EMX2 gene encoding homeobox protein EMX2 isoform X1, giving the protein MFQPAPKRCFTIESLVAKDSPLPASRSEDPIRPAALSYANSSPINPFLNGFHSAAAAAAAGRGVYSNPDLVFAEAVSHPPNPAVPVHPVPPPHALAAHPLPSSHSPHPLFASQQRDPSTFYPWLIHRYRYLGHRFQGNDTSPESFLLHNALARKPKRIRTAFSPSQLLRLEHAFEKNHYVVGAERKQLAHSLSLTETQVKVWFQNRRTKFKRQKLEEEGSDSQQKKKGTHHINRWRIATKQASPEEIDVTSDD; this is encoded by the exons ATGTTCCAGCCGGCGCCCAAGCGCTGCTTCACCATCGAGTCGCTGGTGGCCAAGGACAGTCCCCTGCCCGCTTCGCGCTCTGAGGACCCCATCCGTCCCGCGGCGCTCAGCTACGCCAACTCCAGCCCCATAAACCCGTTCCTCAACGGCTTCCactcggccgccgccgccgccgccgccggcagGGGCGTCTACTCCAACCCGGACTTGGTGTTCGCCGAGGCGGTCTCGCACCCGCCCAACCCCGCGGTGCCCGTGCACCCGGTGCCGCCGCCGCACGCCCTGGccgcccaccccctgccctcctcgCACTCGCCACACCCCCTCTTCGCCTCGCAGCAGCGGGACCCGTCCACCTTCTACCCCTGGCTCATCCACCGCTACCGATATCTGGGCCACCGCTTCCAAG GGAACGACACAAGCCCGGAGAGCTTCCTTTTGCACAACGCGCTAGCCCGCAAGCCGAAGCGGATCCGAACCGCCTTTTCCCCGTCCCAGCTTCTGAGGCTGGAACACGCCTTCGAGAAGAACCACTACGTGGTGGGCGCCGAGAGGAAGCAGCTGGCGCACAGCCTCAGCCTCACGGAAACTCAG GTAAAAGTATGGTTTCAGAACCGAAGGACGAAATTCAAAAGACAGAAGCTGGAGGAAGAAGGCTCAGATtcccaacaaaagaaaaaagggacgCACCATATTAACCGGTGGAGAATCGCCACCAAGCAGGCGAGTCCCGAGGAAATAGACGTGACCTCAGatgattaa